The genomic region AATAGGACTAAATATGTGCAGTTATAGAACTAGAATTGAGTTTGAAGATATAAAATGCCGCTTTTTTTTCTGCCTTGTATTCAAATAAATCACTTTTATGGAGCTTCTGTGAGGATCTGATGGTGTCAGCTGAGTGATATGTTTGGTGACATTAGGCGGAAGCAAGAAAACTGAAGGTTTTATAAAGTACACATTAATATAAGGTACCCATGGACCCAGCTTTATAAAGTACcataataaaatgttatattgtaGAGAACTACAGAATTTGAACTGCTTCTACTCAGAAGACGTATCAGTGATGACTCCAGTTGACATACATGTGTCTCAATGCTTCTTTATCAAACATCTAATTGGACTCTGGTCAGGAGTAATAAATTCACAGAAGATTGagtatacacacaaaaacactgctGCAATAAAGGTGTTAACTTTATTCTTTAACTCTGTCAGTGCTGAAATGGGGCAGTAATCTTAAATTTATTTtaagcatataaaaaaaaaagttgtcagtCTAATTAGGAAAGTCTATATCTACTTCTAAATTGTGTAGCGGagaccaagaaagttatggtgggtGAAATTGTAAATCAAAAACcctttccacctgaagtcagtggatagttcgacagatctgcacaccagtcaagccgtaagactctttccccccccacagaaagctaaaatttgcagtgatgaatatgcatatatattaatgcaagagtcacatttttgcctcattcactTTTAAACATTGATTAATTGGAGtttgctatatacacacacacacacaactcctttaaaacaactcaggaagagatacAAAGCCAGTTAACCACTCATGAACAGCTGTTTTGCTGATGCAACTCATCAgcaccaacctcatgctgatgagttgcatcaACAAAACGATGGTCCATGAGTCTGgtatgcagatctgtgtttaccTCTGGAAATCTCACAATTGACTATTTTCCCCACAAGAGTTTATATTTTTCCCACAGTTTGTTTTGGGTTATGTATATAGTGGATTGAGTCTTATCTTACCTGCTACACTAATAGGTGAACACGAGTAATCTTTTGATATGGTCTGCCATAACTCATCCTTGCCATAGGTGATGGCTGTCTGGCATTTGCATGCTGTGGATGCTAACTTTTGTAGGTTACCAGGCTGCTGGGAGATAAACTATAATCAAAAGTTATTTCACTCTGATCTCCAATTTAAGGGACTGGAAGAAGCATTGCACATAGGCATGTTTTATGTTCCATATAATGTGTCACCATTTTTAGAGAATTGAGTGGTTTGGAAGAACTTTGGCAATCACAGCATGCCCATTTACCTTTGGCTGCACTGGACAAGCACCTACCAGGTCTCTGATCCAATAGTCAGCGCATTTATAGTTCGGAAGCGATGTGTGAGAAGCAGGGTTGGCTATGGAAGCTGGAGATTTCCAATGGAACAAAGAAGGCAAGGGAAATACAAGCCTTCAGATAGATATAAAAATGGCTTTGCCATCATCCTCAGCTGATTGAGAGTTTGTGGAGGACAACAGTTCATTTCAACATTAACTTGACTGTTTAATCCAACCATTTTACAACTCCTAGTTTGTCAGGAAAATAAGGAATAAAAACAAGTATTGGGCCAATTCATTTATTTGCCGATTGAACGCACTTTTGAAATTGCAATGAAATATTTGCCAAATGGCAACACACGTCACCACCTGCTATTGCCGTTATGATGAATATGTCTGATACTGCTGGTGAACTGTGAGTCGCATAATCCAGCATGACAAACTGGTCACTAACCAAACACCAGCAGTTGTAAACAAGATTACACTCAGACTTGAGTACAGTAGTAGAATTGCAAGAAGATAAGTGTAAAACAAGATTATCCTAGGTTCAAGAGGCTCTGAAAACGATGTCATTTGACATTTTCAATAAATAAATTTAGTATTACAGATCAAGCACATACAGAcagttgataaaaaataaaataaaaataatttacagtCCTTACAGCCCAAGGAACGGGAAGATGACACTTTTGCCCATTGGCTTTCCCAGTAGCTGCGACCTATACAGTAGCGTACAGGCAAAAAAGTACCAGGGTTAACACTGCAATGATTTTTCTGGCAAGTCCATGGACATTACCAAAAAGGTATGGGACGGGATAACTATTAAAAGCAGCTTTTATGTGGTCACTAAAACACACTGCCCACACGTTTCTGGTTTATATTTCCTCCTTCATGTGAAATCAGTCTTTGTGCAAATCTTTTTCTTCAGCCCTTCTCTTTCCAAGCCTCTGTGCCAGCTCAATCCTGGGGGTGAGGTTATAGATTCCATAAACGTCACCCCCAGGGCCCACCCTGCTAGTCTTCCAACGGTGATCTAGAATGCAAGGAAATGTCCGGAGTCTGATACAAGAGTCCACATGCTGTACTCCAGGCACAGTCCTACATAAGACAACAGCTCTTGGCCTTCTCTTTCTTAAAAGTCGAAGAAATTATCTCAGAACGACTGGGTATATTTAACAGTCTCTTCGATAGACTACGCACTGGGCTTCTGCGACTGGGTGGAGAAGGCTTGCTCAGACACACTGATGATGCAGCTCGGAATATGCTGTGAACGCTTTTTTCTGATGTGAAAGCAGAACACTCCAGATAGCTCTCTGCACCAAGCTGTTTAGCAGCAGCACAACCCtggaaataaatgaaaacaagtTAAATATCAGTTTTAATGGATCAAAAACAAAGAATTTAAGATTTAATCTTTAGCCAAGCGGCATGCTCCCTAACCAAGTCTTAGGTAGAAATTAGGTCTACACAACTTTCATATTGAAAACATCACGTATTGAGATTTACAGATTACACACCTGCTCATAAGAGACGGGAACCTGCTTCTGATTGGACAGTTCCATGATTGTGCTGAGGTCAGTACGAAGATCTGTTTTGCAGCCAATTAGAAGTATTCTTGTACTGGGGCAATAGTCCATTACTTCAGTCTTccactgcagaaaaaaaaagttaaattttaaattaCATGCTAAAGTGGACAGTTTTCTTTTTGACTATTACATGCATGCAAGTCTAATTGACCACTGTATTAGAATGCAGAAACTGCAGTTAAAATGCTAAAAAGCAAAAGCCTTAATATGATACTACAAGCTCCACGTATATGTTGTGGAGCGTGCCATCTTTCAGCCTATTACACTTTGAGTCTTGAAAAACATGCATATACTTGGCAAGGGAGAAGAGAGGGAAATCGTTAAACAGAAAATATTCCATAAATCACGTTTTATAAAAAGTCCTCTCCAACCTGGAGAGTACTAGAAAAGCTATTCAGATACCCTGTAAGCCAGCTAAATCGTTCACTAGAAGCACACAGAAATGCACTGTCAGAAGTCTTACCTTTTTTACGGCACTATCCAAACTTTCTGGTCGACTAACATCAAAGCAAAGCAGAACTGCATCAGAATCACTGTAGCAGAGTGGCCTGACATTATCGTAATAGGGGGAACCTGTTGAATGAAAGATCAGAAAGTTAAACATGCAGTGTCAAAAATAAACATGATAAACAACAAAAGACAAGATTTGGCATCTGGCTTCACCAAGATAGTCAGCTGCCAGCACAGGAGACAATAATGACCAGTCTTCAATTAAGAGTCAAGATCAGTCAGATAAAAGCCAATATTTTGACTCTGCACAACCCAATAGTTTAGAATAGGATTGCTTGGGTGAATTGTGGTACAGTGTATATAAAGTAAGTTAGAACCAGCACTAATATATGGTCAAACTTGTTGTGTGGACAGTTCTATTTGGGTAATTCAATAACTAAATTAATGAAGGTGTGGGGAACCACTCAGTTACTTAGGAATTTACACAAATGAGGGGGATAGAGAAAATGTGCTTTTGCCTCTTTACTGTATGCTTCTTTACAGAGTGTCAGGTGCAAAGGATAGACTTTTAATGATTAACAGCTAGACTGGAGGTgccaaattgcaaaaaaaaaaaaaaaaaaagtgtatttctccatttaaaattagatttttcaAAACTGAAGTTACATATTTGGCAACTAGAGGGATGAATGAACGTGATCTTACGAACTGAAATAAGAGTCCCTCTTGAACCCcttaggacacatgacatgtcatgattcccttttattccagaagtttggtccttaaggggttaaacaccccaGTATATACGTTATATGAAAAGACAGGCCAATATGGCAGAACGTATTCAAGCGCTACGCAAAATCTGATATTCTAAGACCCATTGAACATAATTTTCTGATGCCTAGGGTTACAAAGACCCTCAAGTGTTACCCAGCAAGTATATTAATCatagccacaaaaaaaaaaaaacagtaagtaTTCTACACAAATAATAGCATTGAACTACAGATATGACATATGGGTCATGGCTCCCCAAGGGGTTTGTTTTGAAGTGGTACAATCTCAATAAAGCAGATGTATTGTTGGACATGTAAAGTGCACAACTTTAGAGAATACAATCGCCACTGACACTGCAGGAATCCGGTCCCCAAGGAGGTAATTATCAGGTCTACCCTTGTACACAAAGCAACTAGAGATTAGGGGCAGCGTATCAATTTATTCGCCAGCTGAAGAAATGAGCAATGACTGCTCCGACAGAGCCCAAATGTGGCAGTGCCCCCTTAATACTACATTATATTCCAAGGAAAGTTAATGATGCCCATGGCTCAGCATGCATATAGTAGTCAATTTGCGCATTGCAAAAAACCTGTCTTGGACAGTGACTAGACATCAAACCTCCGCCCCTCCAGCACTCATAGGACAGATGAGCTGCAGCAAAGACCCTtaagccccctccctcccctcctggtTTCAGCTCAGGAGCTCCGTGCTTAGAATAGCAAATAACCCCTCCCTGACTAGGAGAACAGTTTCCAAGGAAACAAGACCAGACCAATCATGCAAAGGGACAGGGGACTGCAGAATATATCAAAGCACCCAatataaaatgtacataaaaaTG from Pelobates fuscus isolate aPelFus1 chromosome 1, aPelFus1.pri, whole genome shotgun sequence harbors:
- the RND1 gene encoding rho-related GTP-binding protein Rho6: MKERRTPQPAVVRCKLVLVGDVHCGKTAMLQVLAKDCYPETYVPTVFENYTASLETEEQRVELSLWDTSGSPYYDNVRPLCYSDSDAVLLCFDVSRPESLDSAVKKWKTEVMDYCPSTRILLIGCKTDLRTDLSTIMELSNQKQVPVSYEQGCAAAKQLGAESYLECSAFTSEKSVHSIFRAASSVCLSKPSPPSRRSPVRSLSKRLLNIPSRSEIISSTFKKEKAKSCCLM